ATTGTTCGCGTGCCCAGCCTGAGAGACCTGGGGTTAAACGACGAGCAGATTTCCCGCGTGGGGGCCAACATCATCAACTGGCAAATGGGCGGTTTGCTCCTGGGTGGTATTCTCTGGGGGGTTCTGGGCGACAAACGCGGGCGGCTTTCGGTGCTGTTCGGGTCCATCGTTACCTATTCACTGGCCAACATTGCGTGCGGTTTCATCGACAAGGTTACGTTTATGGATCCGACGGATTACTACGCCCTGATGCGGTTTGTTGCCGGGATTGGACTAGCTGGTGAACTGGGCGCCGGTATTACGCTCGTCTCGGAGGTACTGCCGAAGCAACTGCGGGCCATTGGTACGTCGCTGGTGGCTGGGGTGGGTCTGTTCGGAGCCGTTTTTGCTTATTTCACTGTTGAATTGTTTAACTGGCAAAACGCGTTCTTCGTGGGCGGAGCCATGGGAATCGGGTTGTTGTTGCTGCGCGTTGGCGTGATCGAATCGGGAATGTTTACGGAAGTATCCGAACAGAAACACGTTCAGAAGGGTAATTTTCTGGCATTCTTTACCAGCCGGGACCGGTTTTCCCGCTACATGAAGTGCATCGGCATCGGACTCCCTACCTGGTTTGTCATCGGCATTCTGGCGACGTTCAGCAACGAATTTGGAAAAGCCTTCGGCATTGCGGAACCCGTCAAGCCGGGCCTGACCATCATGTGGTGCTACGTGGGGCTGGCGTTCGGTGATTTAGCCAGCGGGATTATTAGCCAGGGACTGCAATCGCGTAAACGGGCGGTGTCTTTGCTGATGGGCTTCACGTTACTGGTTAGCTTGATTTATATCTTTGCTGCACCCAAAACGGTAAATGGCCTGTACATGTATTTTCTGGCCATGGGCTTCGGTATTGGCTATTGGGCCATGTTCGTCACCATTGGTGCCGAACAATTTGGCACCAACCTGCGGGCTACGGCCGCCACGACGGTACCGAACATGGTTCGCGGAATGGTTATTCTCATGACGAGCCTTTATACGTACCTGAAACCGTCGGTCGATGTCATCAATGCCGGGATTGTGGTCGGCATTCTGAGCTTTGCCATTGGTTTTTATTCCATCCTGACGATTCCGGAAACCCACGGTAAAGATTTGAATTATCTGGAGGAGTAAAGCTCCTTTCGTCTGCTTGTATGAATCCTGCTTCACCTGCCGTATCCTTCCGGCCGTTGTTTTCGCTGCCGGTTATCGTGGCCGCTTTGGGCTATTTCGTGGATGTCTACGATCTGCTTTTGTTTAACATTGTCCGGGTACCGAGCCTGAAAGACCTGGGGCTGGACGAGAAACAAATCTCCATCATTGGCGGAACGGTTTTGAACTGGCAGCAGGCCGGGTTGTTGCTAGGGGGCGTTTTATGGGGGATTCTGGGCGACAAACGCGGGCGGCTTTCGGTGCTGTTTGGGTCCATCGTTACCTATTCACTGGCCAACATTGCCTGCGGGTTTGTGCAGGACGCCAACACCTACGCACTCTTGCGGTTTGTGGCCGGGCTGGGACTGGCCGGGGAACTGGGCGCCGGTATTACCCTGGTTTCCGAAATTCTTCCGAAGGAACTCCGGGGCTACGGTACGTCGTTGGTTGCGGGGGTGGGCCTGTTCGGAGCCGTGGTTGCGTACTTCACCGTGGTGCTGTTTGATTGGCGGACGACCTACTTCATCGGGGGCGGCCTGGGGTTGGTTTTACTGTTGCTGCGGGTGTCGGTATTCGAGTCGAGTATGTTTCTCCGGATGAAAGAGCAAACCGTTCAGCGTGGTAATTTCTGGTCGCTGTTTACCCATTCCAGACGGCTTTTGACCTATCTGCGGTGCATGGGGCTGGCCGTTCCGACTTATTTTGTTATCGGTATTCTGGCGACGTTCAGTAACGAATTCGCCAAAGCGCTGGGCATCTCGGAGCCGATTGCACCCGGGCGCGTCGTGATGTTTACCTACGTCGGTATGGGCGTTGGCGATTTGATCAGCGGCCCGCTGAGCCAGTGGTTTCGGTCCCGTCGACGGGCGATCGGGGCTTTAATGCTGCTCAATTTGGTCTTTGTGGCGATTTATTTGTTTGCCGGAATCGCGTCGATTCCGCTTTTCTATACCGTTTGCGTTATCCTCGGTTTTTCAATTGGCTACATCGCGCTGTTTCTAACCGTGTCGGCCGAGCATTTCGGAACCAACTTACGCTCGACGGCTACCACCTCTATCGCCAACAATGTGCGGGCCACCACATTACTAACGATTCCGCTTTTCCAGTCGCTCAAGCCATCGGTAGGGGTGATCGGCTCGGCAGCCGTTGTGGCCCTGCTCTGCTTCCTGATCAGTTTCTGGTCGCTGGCGACGCTGGACGAAACGTATGGCAAGGATTTAAATTACGTCGAATAGACCGGAACCATCCCGTTCAGGACCGCTTATCCTGTTTTTCCGCCATTGCTCCCAACATCCCGCTCCGGGGGCGGGTGCGTTGCATCTTTTCGGTGAATTTAGATCAGTAAACAACAAATCTAACGAACACCATGAAAACGATTGTCCGCACGGCCAATGCCCTTTTGCTGGGCGCCCTTCTGTTGGTAGGAAACACTTCCTTCGCTCAAAACAGTTCTAATGATAAGCCTTTCCTGGTTGCAACTTACCCATCGGCGAATCCGATGAAGTTGTGGATGAACGTCCAGCGGAACGATCCCAAATGCAAGATTGTCGTGCGGCTGCTCGACGAGAAAAACCGGCTGGTGTACTCGGGAACCATGCCCAGAAGCAGAGACAAATACCGTCAGCGGTTCGACATGAGTAGCATGACGGACGGTACCTATACGCTGCAGATCACGGATGGCCGCGAAACCGTCGAAAAATCGTTTCAGGTCAAAACGTCTGGTATCATGGAGCGCTCTACGCAACGCGTGTTGACCGTCGTTCCGGCCAACGAACAATTGACCAGCCTGAAATAACCATAAATTGCTTATACTTGGCTTGGTAGGAGCGGGGAACTTAGTTCTCTTTGGTCCAGGAGGTGTAAGCGGAGGGTTTCACATGGCGCCGGATCAACTGGGTTGATCCCTCGTTGTACTCCGCCATATCGCCCCGCTCTAATTTATATTCTTTCATTTTGTCCAACAGGCCCGATTTCTGGAGGATGAAGTTCACAGTGCCCTCTTCGACAATAACCTGACTCGACTGTTTTTTTCGGTTGACGTACACGCGGGCTTCCTGGGTTTCGGTTACGACGTGGTTGCCCGTGTGAATTTGTAGCCGAAAACCGAGCGGTTGCCTGGCGACCAGTACCACGGCTTCTCCGTTCAGCCAGATTTTCCGGTTAGGCCCCGACCAATCGGATGAAACCTTGACGGTGGAGTTCTTTCTGAGAATAACGGCGGATTTATCCGGCAATAAAATGTGCCTATATGGTTTGTCGCCGGATTGGTAGACGGCATCTGCGGGTAATTGGGCCTGACGAAGCAATCGGATACTGAAGCCCAATGCAATGATGCACGTAACCCAGATGGCAATCCGGATCACCTGTTGCCACACGGTGCGGTAAAGTGGAAGCTCGGGTTCGGTGGGTACGTGTTTGGTTTGCTGGGAGATATCCAGCCACATCCGCTGCCAGTTGGGAGAATCGACATCGGTAACGCAGGGATTATTCCATTGCTTCCGCATCAAGCCACGTAGGTATGCTTCGTTATCCGGATTTTGCAGCCAGCCAATCACCCATTGCTCTTCCTCGCGGTTGCATTCGTTCCGAACGTATTTAACCAGCAAATCCTCCATATTACCAAGTGGTTGATTGGTTGTGAATTGCTCCGCACGCGCCTTGGCGGGGCCGTTTCTTCAACCGATCAATCACGATTTAATAGGTATGTCGTTCAAAATAAGTACCCAGCGTGTTGTAAGCCTGATTCAGGTGGTCGTCGACGGTTCGGGTCGAAAGGTTCATGCGGTCCGCAATTTGTTGCGACGTATAGCCTTCGTGCCGACTCAGCAAGTAGATTTCGCGACGGCGTGGGGAAAGTTGCGCCACCGCCTGCTGGTACAGTAATTCCAATTCCTGATAGAGTACCTCTTCTTCCGTATCAGAACCCGACTGCGTGGTCAGCCGCTGCAAAATTTCCTTGGGCTGGCATTGACTGTGCCGTTCGCGAAAACTGGATAGCACCAGACCGTAGGTGATGGTGAACAAATAGCCGTTCAAGGGAATATCTTCGTCTAGCGTATTGCGACGCTCCCAGAGTGAAGTAAACACATCGCGCACAACCTGTTGAGCGGCTTCCGGTGATTTAAGGATGCTTACCGCGAAATAATAAATTCGTTGCACGTAGCGGTCATAAACACGCCGAAAAGCCGTTGGGTCAGCATTCCTAAGTTGTCGAAGAAGTGTTTGTTCAGCTTGCATTCTGAATACACATTTTTAACAAGTGCCCGCCAGAGAAATAGTTATCGGACAAAAAAATCAACGAATTAGTCAACAAAGTTTAGTCTATTTCAACTCCGGCATCCTTCTCTAAGTCCTTTACACCTTTCCCGTTTACTACTTTAGTAAACGGTAGTTGCTGACGCTATGTAATACATTAAAGCATCTATTCGGGCCTGATGGGAAGCTAAAAGGCTCTCAATATCTAAAAAAGGCAGAATATGAATGTAGCTACACTTAATCAGACATACTGGCATTTTTATCCATCGGTCCTGAAAAGAACAGATTTGTTCAGAGGGCAATTAACGGGTTTGAACTTACTAAAAATTTCGGTATTCTGCATACTTTTACCGAAAAAGCCGTTAGTTTTATTAGCTATTGTCCTATCTAATCCAGATTTGATTCAAAACAAACCACACGCATGACATTACAAGATTTCACGGAGGAGATTCGGCGCCGGGTGAGCGCGGACAGCAGCTTTGATGCAACGGTCAAACTGGCGACCGATCAGGGAGTTATTTACATCGACGGGCGGCAGTCGCCCCCGGTGGTTTCCAACGAAGATGCCGAAGCGGATAGTACCATCAAAGTTTCCCTGAGCGATTTGCAGAAACTCGGCACGGGCGAATTGAATCCCATGACGGCTTTCATGTTTGGCAAACTGAAAGTATCGGGCGATATGGGCCTCGCCATGAAAATTGGCCAGAAACTCAGTTAGCGTTTTGCCATTTCTGATTCCCAATTCCTGAATCCATGAAATTCTCTTTCTCGCGTCGAAAATTCCTGCAGGGAAGCGCCCTGGCGGCTGCCGGTTTTACCATCGTGCCGCGTCATGTGCTGGGTGGCCCCGGTTACGTAGCGCCCAGCGACAAGCTGAACATAGCCGCCGTCGGGTGTGGCGGTAAGGCCGACGTGAACATCCGTTTGGCCTACAACAACGGTTCGGCCAACATCGTGGCGCTGTGTGATGTTGACGACCGGCAGGCGAAGAAATACCGCGCCCAGTTTGCGCAGGCCCCTTATTTTCGGGACTACCGCCAGCTGTTCGACAAGGAAGCGAAAAATTTCGATGCCGTAATCATCTCCACGCCCGACCACATGCACGCTCCCATTGCGATGGCGGCCATGCAATTGGGCAAGCATGTATACTGCGAAAAACCGTTGACGCACGATATTTACGAAGCCCGGATGCTGACCGAAGCCGCCCGCAACTACAAGGTGGTGACGCAAATGGGCAACCAGGGCAGCAGCGGGGATGACACGCGTAAAATAGAAACCTGGATTCAGAAAGGTGTTATTGGCCCGGTGCACACCATCAATTGCTGGACCAACCGGCCGGTATGGCCGCAGGGTGTCCGGTCACCTAAAGACCGGGGCGAATCGCAGCCGGTGCCGTCGGAGGTGGATTGGGATTTGTGGCTGGGAACGGCTCCCCTGCGCAGTTACCACGAAGCCTACATGCCGACCCGCTGGCGCGGCTACTGGGATTTTGGAACCGGGGCGCTGGGCGATATGGGCTGTCATTTCATGGACGTACCCTTCCGGGCGCTGAAGCTAAAATACCCGACTTCGGTGGAATGCAGCGTTGGGTCGGTGTATTCAGACTTCTTCGTGGAAGCGTTCTACGACGATGTTTGTCCGCCCTCATCGGCCATTCACCTGACTTTCCCGTCGGACAACCGCAAGGTGAACGAAATCAAGTTCTCGTGGTACGATGGCGGTATTCGCCCGCAAGTGCCGGAAGGAATTCCGTACGAAAAAGTATTTACGAGCATCGACGGCGGGATGATGTTTATTGGCAGCAAGGGTATTCTGGTGGCTGAGTTGTTTGGCAACAATCCGCGGCTATTTCCGGAAGAGAAGTTTGAGGGCAAAAAGCTGCCCGACGCCGAAAAACCGTTGGTCGAAGGCAAAACGGAGGGGCACCAGCAGCAATGGGTGAAAGCCTGCAAGCAGGGGTACGGCGCGTACACGAGTTCGTCGTTTGAGGAAGCTGGTCCGCTAACTGAAACCGTCCTGATGGGCAACCTCGCCACGCGCAGTTACATGCACCGGGAGGCCAGGGCCGACGGTGGGTACAGCTTTCCCGGCCGCAAAAAGCTTTTCTGGGACGGTGCCAACATGAAAATCACGAACTTTGATTACGCCAACCAGTTTGTGAAGCGGCAGTACCGGGGGCGTTATTCCCTTTGAAAAACCAGTAAAAAAGCCGGCCCGGTCGGGACCATACTGTCTTGCTGACCGGGCCGGCTTTCTTATGAGTTTGTTTTGCGAACCGCCACGGCTTCAATCTCAATCAAAAAACCGTAGTGCAGCTTGTTGGTCGGCACCACGGCGCGGGCGGGTTTGTGTTCTCCAAAAAAACTAGCGTACAGCGCATTGACCGGCTCCCACAGCCCAATGTCAGCGATGTAAACCGTTGTTTTCAAAACGTGATTCAGGTCGCTTCCGGCGGCTTCCAGAACGGCTTTCACATTTTCCAGCACCTGACGGCTCTGGTCTTCGATCGACCCGGTAATTTTTTCCTTTGTAACGGGATGAATCGGCAATTGACCAGATACAAAAATCAGGTCGTTCCAGACGGTGGCCTGGGTATAATGCCCGGCGGGAAGTGGAGCGTTGGGCGTTTCGACGAATTGAATCATGTGGAAAGACACAAAAAGGGAGACCTGCGACAAAAAATAACAAAACCCGAATGAGAGGTCTTTGCTCTTTTATCTCAGTTCTTTATTCCCCTAACTGTTTCAAATAGAGCTGAATGGTATTCTCAAGACCGAAGTACAGCGCGTCGCTGATGAGCGCGTGTCCAATGGAAACTTCCAGCAAACCGGGAACGGACTGCTGAAAATACCGCAGGTTTTCCAGGCTCAGGTCGTGGCCGGCGTTAAGGCCCAGCCCCAATTGGTTGGCAACCTGAGCGGCTTTAACAAAAGGAGCAACGGCGGCCGCCCGGTCATCGGGGTAATGGGTGGCATACGGTTCGGTATACAACTCAATCCGGTCGGTGCCGACTTCCTTGGCGCCCTCGACCATGCGTTCGTCGGCATCCACGAAAATCGAAACCCGGATTCCCAGGTCCTTGAATCGTTTGACCAGATCCGTCAGATGAGCCCGGTGCGTAAGGGTATCCCAGCCCGCGTTGGAGGTAATGGCATCTACGGCGTCGGGTACGAGCGTCACCTGCTCGGGCCGGACGCGGGAAACCAGTTCAATAAACCGGGCGTCGGGGTTTCCTTCAATGTTGAATTCGGTGGTTACAACCTCCTTCAAATCCAGAACGTCCTGGTACCGGATGTGCCGTTC
This Larkinella insperata DNA region includes the following protein-coding sequences:
- a CDS encoding MFS transporter yields the protein MQSTVPPPPKVSYKSLFGLPVIVAALGYFVDIYDLLLFGIVRVPSLRDLGLNDEQISRVGANIINWQMGGLLLGGILWGVLGDKRGRLSVLFGSIVTYSLANIACGFIDKVTFMDPTDYYALMRFVAGIGLAGELGAGITLVSEVLPKQLRAIGTSLVAGVGLFGAVFAYFTVELFNWQNAFFVGGAMGIGLLLLRVGVIESGMFTEVSEQKHVQKGNFLAFFTSRDRFSRYMKCIGIGLPTWFVIGILATFSNEFGKAFGIAEPVKPGLTIMWCYVGLAFGDLASGIISQGLQSRKRAVSLLMGFTLLVSLIYIFAAPKTVNGLYMYFLAMGFGIGYWAMFVTIGAEQFGTNLRATAATTVPNMVRGMVILMTSLYTYLKPSVDVINAGIVVGILSFAIGFYSILTIPETHGKDLNYLEE
- a CDS encoding MFS transporter, with protein sequence MNPASPAVSFRPLFSLPVIVAALGYFVDVYDLLLFNIVRVPSLKDLGLDEKQISIIGGTVLNWQQAGLLLGGVLWGILGDKRGRLSVLFGSIVTYSLANIACGFVQDANTYALLRFVAGLGLAGELGAGITLVSEILPKELRGYGTSLVAGVGLFGAVVAYFTVVLFDWRTTYFIGGGLGLVLLLLRVSVFESSMFLRMKEQTVQRGNFWSLFTHSRRLLTYLRCMGLAVPTYFVIGILATFSNEFAKALGISEPIAPGRVVMFTYVGMGVGDLISGPLSQWFRSRRRAIGALMLLNLVFVAIYLFAGIASIPLFYTVCVILGFSIGYIALFLTVSAEHFGTNLRSTATTSIANNVRATTLLTIPLFQSLKPSVGVIGSAAVVALLCFLISFWSLATLDETYGKDLNYVE
- a CDS encoding FecR family protein; protein product: MEDLLVKYVRNECNREEEQWVIGWLQNPDNEAYLRGLMRKQWNNPCVTDVDSPNWQRMWLDISQQTKHVPTEPELPLYRTVWQQVIRIAIWVTCIIALGFSIRLLRQAQLPADAVYQSGDKPYRHILLPDKSAVILRKNSTVKVSSDWSGPNRKIWLNGEAVVLVARQPLGFRLQIHTGNHVVTETQEARVYVNRKKQSSQVIVEEGTVNFILQKSGLLDKMKEYKLERGDMAEYNEGSTQLIRRHVKPSAYTSWTKEN
- a CDS encoding RNA polymerase sigma-70 factor — protein: MQAEQTLLRQLRNADPTAFRRVYDRYVQRIYYFAVSILKSPEAAQQVVRDVFTSLWERRNTLDEDIPLNGYLFTITYGLVLSSFRERHSQCQPKEILQRLTTQSGSDTEEEVLYQELELLYQQAVAQLSPRRREIYLLSRHEGYTSQQIADRMNLSTRTVDDHLNQAYNTLGTYFERHTY
- a CDS encoding SCP2 sterol-binding domain-containing protein, translating into MTLQDFTEEIRRRVSADSSFDATVKLATDQGVIYIDGRQSPPVVSNEDAEADSTIKVSLSDLQKLGTGELNPMTAFMFGKLKVSGDMGLAMKIGQKLS
- a CDS encoding Gfo/Idh/MocA family protein; amino-acid sequence: MKFSFSRRKFLQGSALAAAGFTIVPRHVLGGPGYVAPSDKLNIAAVGCGGKADVNIRLAYNNGSANIVALCDVDDRQAKKYRAQFAQAPYFRDYRQLFDKEAKNFDAVIISTPDHMHAPIAMAAMQLGKHVYCEKPLTHDIYEARMLTEAARNYKVVTQMGNQGSSGDDTRKIETWIQKGVIGPVHTINCWTNRPVWPQGVRSPKDRGESQPVPSEVDWDLWLGTAPLRSYHEAYMPTRWRGYWDFGTGALGDMGCHFMDVPFRALKLKYPTSVECSVGSVYSDFFVEAFYDDVCPPSSAIHLTFPSDNRKVNEIKFSWYDGGIRPQVPEGIPYEKVFTSIDGGMMFIGSKGILVAELFGNNPRLFPEEKFEGKKLPDAEKPLVEGKTEGHQQQWVKACKQGYGAYTSSSFEEAGPLTETVLMGNLATRSYMHREARADGGYSFPGRKKLFWDGANMKITNFDYANQFVKRQYRGRYSL
- a CDS encoding RidA family protein, whose protein sequence is MIQFVETPNAPLPAGHYTQATVWNDLIFVSGQLPIHPVTKEKITGSIEDQSRQVLENVKAVLEAAGSDLNHVLKTTVYIADIGLWEPVNALYASFFGEHKPARAVVPTNKLHYGFLIEIEAVAVRKTNS
- a CDS encoding pyridoxine 5'-phosphate synthase, which gives rise to MTRLSVNINKIATLRNSRGGNNPNVVNVALDCERFGAQGITVHPRPDERHIRYQDVLDLKEVVTTEFNIEGNPDARFIELVSRVRPEQVTLVPDAVDAITSNAGWDTLTHRAHLTDLVKRFKDLGIRVSIFVDADERMVEGAKEVGTDRIELYTEPYATHYPDDRAAAVAPFVKAAQVANQLGLGLNAGHDLSLENLRYFQQSVPGLLEVSIGHALISDALYFGLENTIQLYLKQLGE